The following proteins come from a genomic window of Diorhabda carinulata isolate Delta chromosome X, icDioCari1.1, whole genome shotgun sequence:
- the LOC130901299 gene encoding uncharacterized protein LOC130901299, protein MFKSIYWFVVVYRDHILLINFLNMIEYEYEWSEVMSISEIGSFGCDKKTWLEYSSHMESIFLKYKVRKGLKKLICIEAMGAKIFDLLTILVRPKHVANEGVTYDFIINKLERYFHPNQDVHFYVTKFQLRKQRYTETFFEYVTALRKIMVNCNFSRKNQPRKLRNQLISGCDEDLKSKFNPHSISLSQLFEVGLLWDDSNIIKPPPHPRNHKARKNRIAKCFRCAQAKTLHNNEPCVFDWANCSHCNVNGHVSIACKYKDTICNNCSEKGHVHKLCKKPAVVSLTSSLCELTIANAN, encoded by the exons ATGTTCAAAAGTATATACTGGTTTGTTGTCGTTTACAGAGATCATATACTGTTAATAAACTTCTTAAATATGATTGAATATGAATACGAATGGTCAGAGGTCATGTCGATTAGTGAAATTGGTTCTTTTGGGTGTGATAAGAAGACTTGGCTGGAATATTCTAGTCAtatggaatcaatttttttaaagtataaGGTTAGGAAAGGtctgaaaaaacttatttgtatAGAGGCAATGGGCGCCAAAATCTTTGATCTTTTAACAATTCTCGTTAGACCAAAACATGTCGCTAACGAAGGTGTTACCTacgattttataataaataaactagaAAGATACTTTCACCCAAATCAGGACGTGCATTTTTATGTTACTAAATTTCAATTGAGAAAACAGAGGTatacagaaacattttttgagtATGTAACTGCTTTGCGTAAGATTATGGtgaattgtaatttttcaagaaaaaatcaacCTCGTAAATTACGAAACCAACTTATTTCGGGATGTGACGAGGAtctgaaatcaaaatttaatccACATTCCATATCGTTGTCGCAATTATTCGAA GTAGGTCTTCTCTGGGATGATTCAAATATAATCAAACCACCTCCACATCCAAGAAACCACAAAgcaagaaaaaatagaattgcaAAATGTTTCAGATGTGCTCAAGCTAAAACACTGCATAATAATGAACCTTGTGTTTTTGATTGGGCGAACTGTTCTCATTGCAATGTTAATGGACATGTTTCTATAGCTTGTAAATATAAAGATACTATTTGCAATAATTGCAGTGAAAAAGGACATGTTCATAAACTTTGCAAAAAGCCTGCTGTTGTCTCTTTAACATCTTCATTATGTGAATTGACTATAGCTAATGCCAACTGA